In the genome of Aedes aegypti strain LVP_AGWG chromosome 2, AaegL5.0 Primary Assembly, whole genome shotgun sequence, the window CCGTCGGTGAACTTCGTCGTTCAACTGAAGCCATCTTCCACGTAATCCAACTCGTTCATTTGGCGGACGAGATTAAGCGAGTGAAAGCCAACGAACCCGGTAAGAGATTCGCCAACCTTCGTCCGATTTACTCTGATGGCCTACTGAGAATGAGCGGTCATTTGAATCGCTTGCTGCTACCCTTCGAAAATCGTCATCTAATCATCTTGCCGGAAAAGGATCCGGTTGTACGCCTGTTGGTGCAACAGATGCACATCGAACTGCTTCACTTCGGGCAGACCGGCTTGATGAACGCCCTGCGCCAACGTTACTGGCTCCTGAACGATCGTTCCACCATTCGTTCAATCACCCGTACATGTGTGAGGTGTTTCCGAGGCAACCCAAGCAGCACTAGCCAGCTAATGGGTAACCTGCCGGCTGCAAGAGTTGTACCATCGACTCCATTCGTCGTCACCGGCGTGGATTATGCCAGCCCGTTCATCATCAAGCAAGGAGCGCGATGGCTTAGTCCGAGCTGTCGACGTGTACACCGGAGGATCCACTTTCCGCCGTCCAATCAACAAGCTGTCGGTGCTACCCATCGAGGACAGCCAGCCTAGTTTCGACCAATCGATCCGAGAGGATTGTTGAGTACCCTCAACGGAGGGTGTATGTTCCGTCTCCCGACGGAAGCGAGAATATTGACCGAGCACCACTTTCATTCAACGCATTCACCACCCTATTTGCAAGCGAACCCATCACAGCCCTATTTTCAAACCCAGCTCAAGCCAACCGCAGTCTCAACGGCTGCAACAGTCCACTTTCACCCGACGCCGAGTACGCACCGTTTGCTACGCACAGTGCACAGtcgttgaacaactttgtagaacatcatttttacgtaaaatcgcaattgaaggcgtgagttccatctttcctcctaaaaccccaatccgtcccactgtgcagtgAAATATTACTAAACTCGATGTATTAAAGAAGAAAATAAAGTTCATGTAGTTTTTAGCGTAGCCGTCCGCGTTCAATTCCTTCGCACAAGAAAAGTTGGCCCTTGCCAATCCTTCCGCGAAAGTGATCCATCCGCCGCGAAGTGTTTTGTTCCGCCGTGCTCCCCCCAGAAAAGTGTTTTACAGTCcactgcttttcgacccaccCTGCTGGGCTCGAACAGTATTGAAATGAAATATGCGCATTTAGGGGAAAAATAtacccatcttcttcttcttttcggcGTTATGCCCCCGAAAATGACCTGGGAGGTCGAGAATTTTTCTTTTCAGAAAGATCCCCGGCCGGTgagattcaaacccacgaccctcagcttggtctagctACATAGCTACACGTTTACTGCCTTGCATTGCACCTAAGATAACATAAACTTATGATATTCATCGAACAGGTACTCACCGGTCCATTTCCAGGTCTTCCAGTTTTTGGGTAAGACCCAGCTTCTGCTGGACGGCCAACCGCAACAGTTGGTTCAGagtcttcttctcttcttcggCTGCCGACAACTGGTGTGTCAGCTCATCGACCTGCGTAACGTACTCCTCGCAACGGGCAGCAAACATTGCCCGAAGACCTGGGAAAAGAGAAACAAGATAAATTAAACTTCTTGTATGATTTCCCCTCGCCACAGTCTTACTCGAGAAGGTGGCGGCATCCTCCTTGAGGATCCTCAGTTCGTTTCGCAGCTTGGACATGGTGTCGCTCACCACCAGCTTCTCGTTCTCGTACTTGGACTTGAGGTTCGTCAACGCAACCTCGGCCGTGTTCTTGTTCGATTTGAGTACCGTTCGCAGGGTGGCGATCTGTTCTCGCTTCGTCGAGAGCAAACTCTTGAGCTTGATGATCTGTTCATGCAGATCGGCGATCTCCTCCTTGGCATCCTTGTCGCCTGCTGCCACGTCCGACACCTTGTCCTTGTTCAGCTCGATCGTGTGTTCAACCGCGCTCTTAAGGTACTTGATTTGATCGCTGATCGTATCGACGTACTTCTTGATCTCCACAGCATCGCTGAGCGCCTGCAGATCCTCGAAAACGTGCGGCTTCGAGGTGAGGATGTCGGACTTGAGCTGCGACTGGATGGCGGACAGGGAATCGTTGTCGAAGCTGATTGGGAAGAAAGATTAATGTACGTAGAGAACAAACAATCTCATAAAGCAGGACAACGGTAACTTACCTTAGATCGTCATTCTTGTGATCTAGCAGGACACGATTCGGTGTCTCGCCGTTAACCGTACACACCAGATGATAAAGCTGTGCGAGATCGTCGCTGAGAGATACCAAATTGCTGCGGGTGGAATTGAGACTTTGGCCAGCGGTTTGTGACAGAGTCGTCAGCACGTGAACGTCACTGTGCAGATCCAGGGATTTCTGCTCTGAGGATAGTAACTGCAAAACAGAATCCCAAATGGTCAATAACACTACCTCTATGACTGTTGAAGGACTGTACCTTATTCTTTAGGTTGGTAATTTCATTACGTAGCACAGCCATGGCATCTGAACAGTTCAGACCCTTTTGCAGTTCGACTAGATCGGCCTTCAAAGTGTCGATTTCCTTCGAGCTGAGCGTAAACCAATTTGAGTATTGCAGGATAGCTTCGTTCAGCTTGTCGTTCATTACCTTGTCCTTGTTGTTCGACACATCTGTGGATACAGTATAAGATCAGATTAATGACACAGCGTaagaaaaataacattttacgtGTCTCACGGAACACATCATGTATATCTAGTGAGTTCGGGATTGCTGAATCCAATGCCGCTTTCAGAATGTCCCAGTACAGCATGTCataattttgagctacagatcGGCAAAGTTAGGTTCTTAaaatactggttttattaatgttcacATTAATATAAACTTTAATTCATCAAACTTTTTGGTGATCTTATCCACTGAGCATAAATTTCAATAATCAATGGAACATTGATctatggttggtaaatggctgccataccattggtacctcgtatacttgaaggaataaaatagacccctatgtgcggtccttagcgtcctgcccagcaactcctatccctatctcctcgtggtactggccagggtatgagtaaccttagggaagatcgggtaaccaaccccggcgGGAACTTtagtcgtatgctgacagggaagggggaagttgcttctgcaaaccttgagcgtctgtactccatgttaggagcggctcacaacagcgtctgttccccatgtcagggacgGCTGATAATAGTCCGAGTGCCAGTAAAGGACTGGTgccaagccagccgtaaaacatcgagcaacgaataatcaacgagagaatacaaaGCGGGACAACCACAGCGAAGTAAAGGGACTAGTGATTGGAAGCTCgttacgtggaactgtaaatctatTAACTTCACAGTACCGAGGTGCTTAAGGACCGCgaattcggcatcgtagcgttgaaggaagtgtgttggaagggatcaatggtgcgaacgtttagaggtaacaaTGCTATCTACCAGAACGAAaacttacgactaattgatttcgccgcctccaagaatatggccattcgtagcacctagtTACCGCACAGCCCTCCATACCGATTCACATGGAAATCAGCACAGCAGACataatcacaaatcgaccacgttctgtttgatggacggcacttctccgacattatcgattctgaccactatctggtgatggtaaaactgcgcccaaaactcttcgtcgttaacaacgtacggtaccgacggccgccccggtatgacctagagcggcttaaaacaaccggatgttgcaactgcgtacgcgcaacaccttgaggctgcattaccggaagagggtgagctggatgaagccacTCTTGAGGACTGCCGGAGAACAGTAAGAGCatccatcaacaatgcagctgagagcaacatcGGGTACGTGgtacggagtcgacggaacgattggttcgacgagggttgtaggcagattctggaggagaaaaaTGCAGCGCGGGCAGGCACACcagcctctttcgggagaaaaaagccacctggaggagacggagtgcaagGAGATGGAatagctgtgccggtctcaagaaacatgtaagttctatcagaagcttaacttatcccgcaaaggcttcgtgccgtgagccgagatgtgcagggataaggataggagccttttgacggacgagcgtgaggtgaacGAAaaatggaagcagcacttcgacgaacacctgaatggcgctgagaccacaggcaatgaaggatgggacaacggaggaaatgccttcgtcagtactgcgggcgatggaaatcaaccagccccaaatttgagggaggttaagaatGCCATTCATCCGCTCAAGAACAATttagctgctggtaaggatggtattggagctgaaatcataaagatgggcccggagaggatggccatttgtctgcatcggctgataggtacaatctgggaaacagaacggctactggaggagtggaaggaaggggtaatatgcaccatctacaagaaaggcgacaagttagatcgtgagaactttcgagcgatcaccattctaaatgcggcctacaaagcattatcccagatcatcttccgtcgttttcacctatagtaaacgagttcgtgggaagttatcaagccggtttcgttgacggccgatcgacaactggccagatctttactgtacggcaaatcctcatAAAaagtcgtgaataccaggtcccaacgcatcacctttttatcgattttaaggcgacatacgatagtatcgaccgcgtagagctatgaaaaatcatggacgagaaaagctttcccgggaagctcacgagactaataagagcaacgatggaagatgtgcaaaattgtgtgaaggtttcagaagAACATTCCAATTTCTTttgatcccgccggggactacgacaagatgatggactttcgtgcctgttattcaatattgcgctagaaggtgttatgcggcaATGGATTTAGCAACTCTAAATTATGTAAATAGCTGTATGTTGGTGCTTGATAAAACAAATGTACAGCAGTGTAATGGAATCATTATCCAAAAAATGAGTATTAAATAACCAACATACTTGCGAATTTGTCTTCCGACGCGATCTGCTTCTTGAGATTTGCAAGTGCATCCACGTGAGCAGCCAGCAGCATAATCTTGGCCATGAAGTTCTGCATCTCGTTCTGGCTCTTGTCCAGATTCTGTTGAGCCTCTCGCAGGTTGGCCGTCAAGCTGAGCTTCTCGTTGTCGATCGACTCCAATTGCTTTTCCAGTTTCTTCAGTTCGTTCAGATGAATCTCGGAGAACAGATCGACCTTGGTGCCGTCCGGGGACTTGAGGTCGGCCGTCTCTGCCTCCAGAGTTTCCAACCGTTTGAGTGTCGAGTCTCTGTGGATAAAAGGAACAGGGCGGTCAGATTACAGGGTTCAGTAAATGATTCATAACATATAGACGTACTTCAAGGCAGGCTGTTCATCTTCACAATCGCTGCTATTCAGCGTGCTTTCGTCTATGCCCTTCCGTATTGCCGTGATTGCCATATTGCTAAGGTTGTACAACGATTCCCGATTGATATGTGTATCAAGTTCCTTCTTCAGTGCATATTTTTGTTCACGCTCGATCTACAATGGTGTGCAAATGTGAGATTTGTATAGCAAGAGAAGATATCATTAGAGTAGAGAAACACTTACTTGCAGCGCAGTCAATGCATCTTCCATTTGTTTCTCGGCGATCTTTTTCAGACTGGCCAACTCCTCCACTTGCGAGTTGAGCAACTCTATTTCCTCTGCGAGTCTTCTGATTTCATGTTTGGCACCTTCAAATTCGACCTGTGAAAGAAtgtaaaaataagatttctAATTTCACAAGAATCAATCCGTTATCATCCTACCTGTGAACTCCGCAAGCTGGACACCTGCTTCTGTAGGGAAATATTCTCCTCCTCCAGTTCACTGTAGTCACTGAGCATTCGTGTTTCCCTGTATTTCATGTCCTTAAGCTCGGCCTTTAGCCGGGCTCGTTCCGCTTCCGCGCCGGATTTGTCTCGGCCGATTTCCGAATTTTCCTGCAGCATCCGGTCGCGCTCGTTCGTGACCCGTTCCAGTTCGTGCCGCAGCTGTTTGGTTTCGTTCTCCAGCTCCAGGATCTGCAGGTTGAGGGACGTTTCCATTGCGGCGGATTCGTTGAGCAGGGCATCCTCCTGCTCGATGCCACTTTTGGTGGTAACTTGCTGtgtcttttgaaatttttgcagtgcctgtgaaaatagcaaaaaaaaaagaagcgaGATTATGAATTGCGCAATCCTTCTGTTTATTTCCTGGTGGTGATGAATGTGCTTTCACGGGTGAAGCGGCATCCTGTTGGA includes:
- the LOC5565680 gene encoding protein bicaudal D is translated as MAALNDLDVLRAEIERLNRELDQASSENIQSAKYGLGLLEEKQSLQSKCEELEALYENARHELEITQEALQKFQKTQQVTTKSGIEQEDALLNESAAMETSLNLQILELENETKQLRHELERVTNERDRMLQENSEIGRDKSGAEAERARLKAELKDMKYRETRMLSDYSELEEENISLQKQVSSLRSSQVEFEGAKHEIRRLAEEIELLNSQVEELASLKKIAEKQMEDALTALQIEREQKYALKKELDTHINRESLYNLSNMAITAIRKGIDESTLNSSDCEDEQPALKDSTLKRLETLEAETADLKSPDGTKVDLFSEIHLNELKKLEKQLESIDNEKLSLTANLREAQQNLDKSQNEMQNFMAKIMLLAAHVDALANLKKQIASEDKFANVSNNKDKVMNDKLNEAILQYSNWFTLSSKEIDTLKADLVELQKGLNCSDAMAVLRNEITNLKNKLLSSEQKSLDLHSDVHVLTTLSQTAGQSLNSTRSNLVSLSDDLAQLYHLVCTVNGETPNRVLLDHKNDDLSFDNDSLSAIQSQLKSDILTSKPHVFEDLQALSDAVEIKKYVDTISDQIKYLKSAVEHTIELNKDKVSDVAAGDKDAKEEIADLHEQIIKLKSLLSTKREQIATLRTVLKSNKNTAEVALTNLKSKYENEKLVVSDTMSKLRNELRILKEDAATFSSLRAMFAARCEEYVTQVDELTHQLSAAEEEKKTLNQLLRLAVQQKLGLTQKLEDLEMDREMRHVRRPAMPARGGGKSAFSRGVPARSSNQNPNNSSNNPNQAFF